Proteins encoded by one window of Candidatus Nezhaarchaeota archaeon:
- a CDS encoding TRAM domain-containing protein, with product MTKRGKRGSSKKAPVKENEVYHVTIESVNQRGEGVARIKGFVVLVPGAMAGERLRIKIVSVRPRHAIGEALR from the coding sequence GTGACTAAGAGGGGTAAAAGGGGCTCCTCTAAGAAAGCCCCCGTGAAAGAAAATGAAGTTTATCATGTAACTATTGAAAGTGTTAACCAAAGAGGGGAGGGGGTAGCAAGGATTAAAGGCTTTGTGGTTCTTGTGCCCGGGGCGATGGCTGGAGAGAGATTAAGGATTAAGATAGTTAGTGTTAGACCTAGGCACGCTATAGGAGAGGCTCTGAGATGA
- a CDS encoding formylmethanofuran dehydrogenase subunit B has product MPQLEVTLVTGRTLKQGSQIETDRFSKDYVDAAAICFMNPDDMAVLGVKEGLNVRVTTEVGSTVVKATAYKGNPRGLVFIPLGPWANALIPAKTRGTGMPFFKSIKATVEPTKDPIPMVEEIVLSNSGKKPLKVPVEYMMSPADFKGEGVIENHVCTICACDCDDLVLEIKGGIITNVKNACARSLAKFKSYAVDRVKTPLIRVGDELRPVSYDEAISRAAKILVDAKYPLLFGWSETSNEATRLGVRLAELVGGVIDNLSTFCHGPSIMGVQQFGIVTSTLGNIRDNADLMVFWGCNPPASHPRHFVRYSALARGFKVKSRAERKIIVVDVRETEASRIADMFVRVEPNMDYELLTALLMIVKGLEIEDEEVAGVPRETIVKMADMMMSAKFGVIFYGLGLTTTSVRNRNIEAAIKLVQALNDWTLFSLNIMRGHWNVAGSNQVLAWLTGYPYAVDLSRGYPRYSPGVTSTIDLLFRGEVDAAMIVASDPAAHFPAQALRHLAKIPLIVVDPKWSLTASIADVYIPTRMVGVDAEGSCYRMDNVALRIRKALETDGLMDDVELLEKLIDKVKEVKAHAA; this is encoded by the coding sequence ATGCCACAATTAGAAGTTACACTAGTAACAGGAAGGACATTAAAACAAGGCTCTCAAATAGAAACCGATCGCTTTAGTAAAGACTACGTTGATGCAGCTGCCATATGCTTCATGAACCCAGATGACATGGCAGTGCTCGGGGTTAAAGAGGGCCTCAACGTGAGAGTGACAACCGAGGTTGGGTCGACAGTAGTTAAGGCAACTGCTTACAAAGGCAATCCAAGAGGACTAGTATTTATACCGCTAGGGCCATGGGCGAACGCACTAATACCTGCCAAGACAAGGGGTACTGGCATGCCATTCTTCAAAAGTATTAAAGCGACAGTAGAACCGACAAAAGATCCGATACCAATGGTCGAAGAGATCGTTTTAAGTAACTCCGGCAAGAAGCCCTTAAAGGTCCCTGTAGAGTACATGATGAGCCCCGCCGACTTCAAGGGTGAGGGGGTTATTGAGAACCATGTTTGTACGATATGTGCTTGCGACTGCGACGACTTAGTACTTGAAATTAAGGGAGGAATAATAACGAACGTAAAGAATGCTTGTGCAAGATCGCTAGCAAAGTTTAAGTCTTATGCTGTTGATAGGGTCAAAACGCCCCTCATAAGGGTCGGTGATGAGCTAAGGCCCGTTAGCTATGATGAGGCGATATCGAGGGCAGCTAAGATCCTCGTAGATGCTAAGTACCCCTTGCTTTTCGGTTGGAGTGAGACCTCGAATGAGGCTACGAGACTTGGAGTTAGGCTAGCAGAGCTTGTGGGTGGTGTAATTGACAACCTATCAACATTCTGTCACGGCCCCTCAATTATGGGTGTACAGCAATTCGGCATAGTTACTTCCACGTTGGGGAACATAAGGGACAACGCTGATTTAATGGTCTTCTGGGGCTGTAACCCTCCAGCTTCACATCCAAGACACTTCGTCAGGTACTCAGCTCTAGCTAGGGGATTTAAGGTGAAGAGTAGGGCAGAGAGGAAGATAATAGTCGTTGATGTAAGAGAGACCGAAGCTTCAAGAATTGCAGACATGTTCGTTAGGGTTGAGCCAAACATGGACTACGAGCTTCTAACAGCACTATTAATGATTGTGAAGGGGCTAGAAATAGAGGACGAAGAGGTTGCCGGCGTTCCAAGAGAGACGATAGTGAAGATGGCCGACATGATGATGTCAGCCAAGTTCGGCGTAATATTCTACGGTCTAGGCTTAACAACCACATCCGTTAGGAATAGAAATATTGAAGCAGCTATAAAGCTCGTCCAAGCTCTAAACGATTGGACTCTCTTCAGCTTAAACATTATGAGAGGTCATTGGAACGTAGCCGGAAGTAACCAGGTTTTAGCCTGGCTAACTGGATACCCATACGCTGTAGATTTGAGTAGAGGTTATCCAAGATATAGTCCGGGCGTAACATCAACGATAGACCTGCTTTTTAGAGGGGAGGTCGATGCAGCCATGATAGTAGCTAGTGATCCTGCAGCTCACTTCCCAGCTCAAGCCCTAAGACACTTAGCCAAGATACCACTGATAGTGGTAGACCCTAAGTGGTCGCTCACAGCTAGCATAGCTGACGTGTACATACCGACGAGAATGGTTGGTGTGGATGCTGAGGGGTCATGCTATAGAATGGATAATGTGGCATTGAGGATCAGAAAGGCGCTTGAGACCGATGGGTTGATGGACGATGTTGAGCTCCTTGAGAAGCTGATAGATAAGGTTAAGGAGGTTAAGGCCCATGCGGCATGA
- a CDS encoding HisA/HisF-related TIM barrel protein yields the protein MIVIPVIDVMGGVVVQAIMGMRELYKPITDSVYGTCDPLKLASKLLSDGFKLLYVADLDAITGHGINEQMFYSLKGTGIKVMADIGVSDEVKLEKAIELVDYPVIATETAPNLKFLLHALERCNDRAFLSLDVRGGRVISMAAEIDGLSVRDFIKVLNAIGVSKVILIDFDRVGAYTGPNIECTKLLVDGGFEVYVGGGVRDMVDVLTIRDLGASGVLISSALHSGKVKARDLSRLGLI from the coding sequence ATGATAGTCATCCCAGTAATAGATGTTATGGGTGGAGTTGTAGTTCAGGCTATAATGGGTATGAGGGAGCTCTATAAGCCCATAACTGATAGTGTCTATGGGACTTGTGACCCGTTAAAGTTGGCTTCTAAGCTCCTGTCTGATGGTTTTAAGTTGTTGTATGTAGCTGATTTGGACGCTATAACGGGTCACGGCATTAACGAGCAAATGTTTTACAGCCTAAAGGGCACGGGCATTAAGGTTATGGCTGATATTGGCGTCAGCGACGAGGTGAAGTTGGAAAAGGCCATTGAGCTGGTCGATTATCCAGTTATCGCTACGGAGACTGCTCCAAACTTAAAGTTTCTTCTTCATGCATTGGAGAGGTGCAATGACAGGGCATTTCTAAGCTTAGACGTGAGGGGAGGGAGGGTCATTAGCATGGCGGCTGAGATTGATGGTCTTAGTGTACGTGATTTCATTAAGGTCCTCAACGCTATTGGTGTAAGTAAGGTGATATTAATAGACTTTGACAGGGTTGGAGCTTACACTGGACCTAATATTGAGTGTACGAAGCTCCTAGTGGATGGCGGCTTTGAAGTTTACGTTGGTGGTGGTGTCAGGGATATGGTGGATGTTCTTACAATCAGAGATTTAGGTGCATCCGGCGTGCTCATAAGCTCAGCACTGCATTCAGGTAAAGTTAAGGCTCGCGATCTTAGTCGCCTTGGCCTCATATAG
- the mer gene encoding 5,10-methylenetetrahydromethanopterin reductase codes for MKFGIEFVPTTSVDGLVSSIVQAENAGFDYVWVTDHYNNRCVYIALAIAALNTKRIRLGPGVTNPFHIHPAWTASAMATLNEVSNGRAVLGLGPGDRSTLGQLGISLDKPLTAVREAVEIIRKLWAGEVVIFGGDVFNIANAKLSFKPSTPIPIYIGAQGPKMLELAGAVGDGVLINASHPKDFEYAIKYIRDGVQKAGKRMESVDVVAYAALSVDEDPVKARDAAKVVVAFIIAGSPDSILERHGITKEETEIIRSSLAKGDIPKAGKAVSDKALEAFSVSGTPEECISRIEQLMKMGVTQFVAGSPLGPKKKAAIDIIGKKIIPAFR; via the coding sequence TTGAAGTTCGGTATAGAGTTTGTCCCCACGACTTCGGTTGATGGGCTGGTAAGCTCAATAGTTCAAGCGGAGAATGCGGGCTTTGATTATGTGTGGGTGACAGATCATTACAACAATAGGTGCGTCTACATAGCATTAGCGATTGCAGCACTAAATACCAAGAGGATTAGGCTTGGTCCAGGCGTAACTAACCCATTCCACATACACCCTGCTTGGACCGCTTCAGCTATGGCAACGCTTAACGAGGTAAGTAATGGTAGAGCTGTTTTAGGGTTGGGGCCAGGCGATAGATCAACATTAGGTCAGCTTGGAATAAGTCTAGACAAGCCGTTAACGGCGGTTAGAGAAGCTGTCGAGATAATTAGGAAGTTATGGGCTGGTGAGGTCGTGATTTTTGGTGGAGACGTGTTTAATATTGCCAACGCTAAGCTCAGCTTTAAGCCTTCTACACCAATACCAATCTACATAGGGGCTCAAGGACCTAAAATGCTCGAGCTTGCAGGTGCCGTAGGCGACGGCGTTTTAATTAACGCTTCGCACCCCAAGGATTTCGAATACGCTATCAAGTACATAAGGGATGGCGTCCAGAAGGCTGGTAAGAGGATGGAGAGTGTAGATGTTGTGGCCTATGCAGCCTTATCAGTCGATGAAGACCCAGTTAAAGCCAGGGATGCGGCTAAAGTTGTTGTTGCATTCATAATTGCCGGGTCGCCGGATAGTATCCTTGAAAGGCACGGAATCACTAAGGAAGAAACTGAGATTATTAGGAGCAGCTTAGCTAAAGGTGACATACCTAAGGCTGGAAAAGCTGTGTCTGATAAGGCTTTAGAAGCTTTTTCAGTTTCGGGAACACCAGAGGAGTGCATATCGAGGATCGAGCAACTAATGAAGATGGGAGTAACACAATTCGTCGCGGGCTCACCTCTAGGTCCTAAGAAGAAAGCTGCAATCGATATAATAGGGAAGAAGATCATACCAGCATTTAGATGA
- the mch gene encoding methenyltetrahydromethanopterin cyclohydrolase — protein sequence MISINRLAMKIVSELMDGREEYRVKVEKLPCGATVIDTGLEAVGGYLAGLKLTEICLGGLARCWLTYQVYGDMELPAIVVATDHPAISLLGSQLAGWMVKVGDFFAPSSGPARALALKPKKVFEKLGYKDEHNEAVIVMETTRKPTDDVAQKVAAECKVEPKNLYMVLTTTASMAGSVQVSGRVVETGLYRLEFLGLDPNKVIYASGSAPIMPPHPDVGVSTAREEDALLYGGTGSYVIDEEESKLREFLMRAPATAWSDYGKTSYEALKAVNFDWSKLDPSFFTIGKLTLTSKKTGKTYVGGKVNPEMLKKSMEL from the coding sequence TTGATTAGCATTAACCGTCTAGCTATGAAGATAGTTAGTGAGCTAATGGATGGTCGAGAGGAATATAGAGTTAAAGTTGAAAAGTTGCCGTGCGGAGCTACAGTAATAGACACGGGTTTAGAGGCTGTTGGGGGATACTTAGCTGGACTTAAACTTACCGAGATATGCCTAGGGGGGCTAGCCAGATGTTGGCTTACCTATCAAGTCTATGGGGACATGGAGCTACCGGCCATCGTCGTGGCCACAGATCACCCAGCCATATCGCTTCTAGGCTCCCAGTTAGCTGGATGGATGGTTAAAGTTGGAGATTTCTTTGCACCATCATCTGGACCAGCAAGGGCTCTTGCGCTCAAGCCAAAGAAGGTATTTGAAAAGCTAGGCTATAAGGACGAGCATAATGAAGCTGTAATAGTCATGGAGACTACTAGAAAACCAACAGACGATGTGGCTCAAAAAGTTGCAGCTGAGTGCAAGGTTGAACCTAAGAACCTTTACATGGTTTTGACAACCACGGCATCCATGGCCGGCTCAGTTCAAGTATCAGGCAGAGTTGTTGAGACCGGTCTTTATAGGCTTGAGTTCTTAGGCTTAGATCCAAACAAGGTTATTTATGCAAGCGGCTCAGCGCCCATAATGCCTCCACATCCAGACGTAGGCGTATCAACCGCTAGAGAGGAGGATGCCTTACTCTATGGCGGTACTGGAAGCTACGTGATAGATGAGGAGGAATCCAAGCTACGAGAGTTTTTAATGAGGGCACCCGCTACCGCATGGTCTGATTATGGAAAGACCTCCTATGAGGCGCTTAAGGCGGTAAACTTTGATTGGTCAAAGCTCGATCCATCATTCTTCACAATAGGCAAGCTAACGCTCACAAGTAAGAAAACCGGCAAGACTTACGTTGGAGGAAAGGTAAACCCAGAGATGCTTAAGAAATCCATGGAACTTTAA
- a CDS encoding formylmethanofuran dehydrogenase subunit A produces the protein MRHEPIIIKGGYVIDPLNKIDCEVMDIGVANGKIVDPSTIEHKAKVIDAKGKTVMPGGIDIHSHVAGPKFNAGRIMMPPDHRRAWIRATLDRKSAVGLTVPSTTFIGFRYAQMGWTTVIEPATPPFKTRHTHEELDDIPILDKACFPLFANSRIVLDLISRGDFNKLKGYIAWLLNAVKGYAIKIVNPGVAEPTWWNKYIGLDLDDQIPEFGITPREIVRTLCRASLELKLPHQIHVHCNRLGFPGNYVSTLKTMDCVSDLYKGDRPIIHITHVQFTGYAGTSWANLASGGEEIANYLNAHNHVTLDLGQVIFGDAVTMTADAPFEYVLYHILMGKWHTTMTEAEATAGVVPYTYRRNNYVNTVQWCVGLDVALLTKDPWKIVFATDNPNAGRFTKYPTGLSWLVSRKAREEEMKRVNKRGLKYAALPSIDREYTLYDLAIVTRAAPARIVGLEKQKGHLGIGADADIAVYDLDPTRVDVSRDYKALIKALRRAYCTIKSGVVVVRDGVVVEPEFYGVTYYVDATKALDPDLYSETVKHLKSVFPQLYTVAYDNYIISDREIRRPLKVEVR, from the coding sequence ATGCGGCATGAACCCATAATAATTAAGGGAGGATACGTCATAGATCCATTGAACAAGATAGACTGTGAAGTCATGGACATAGGGGTAGCGAACGGGAAGATCGTGGACCCCTCAACAATAGAGCATAAGGCCAAGGTGATAGATGCCAAGGGCAAGACCGTAATGCCTGGAGGAATAGACATACACTCGCATGTTGCCGGCCCCAAGTTCAACGCTGGTAGAATAATGATGCCGCCAGATCATAGAAGGGCTTGGATTAGAGCAACGTTAGATAGAAAATCTGCAGTCGGGTTAACAGTACCATCGACGACATTCATAGGCTTCAGGTACGCGCAAATGGGATGGACTACGGTGATAGAGCCTGCAACGCCACCCTTCAAGACAAGACATACTCATGAAGAGCTCGATGACATACCCATACTCGATAAAGCTTGCTTCCCACTATTTGCAAATAGCAGGATAGTTTTGGACCTCATTAGTAGAGGGGATTTCAACAAGCTTAAGGGCTACATAGCTTGGCTTCTCAACGCGGTTAAAGGCTACGCCATCAAGATAGTCAACCCTGGTGTCGCTGAACCAACGTGGTGGAACAAGTACATAGGTTTAGACCTCGACGATCAAATACCTGAATTCGGAATAACACCGAGAGAAATCGTTAGAACACTATGCCGAGCCTCTCTCGAGCTTAAGCTACCCCATCAAATACACGTTCACTGCAATAGGCTAGGCTTCCCAGGGAACTATGTGTCGACCCTAAAGACCATGGACTGCGTCTCAGACCTCTACAAGGGCGATAGGCCAATAATCCACATAACTCACGTACAGTTTACTGGGTACGCGGGGACATCATGGGCTAACTTAGCATCTGGAGGAGAAGAAATAGCTAACTACTTAAATGCTCATAACCACGTAACCCTTGACTTAGGTCAAGTAATATTCGGTGATGCGGTCACTATGACAGCTGACGCACCGTTTGAGTATGTTCTGTATCACATACTAATGGGCAAGTGGCACACAACTATGACTGAAGCAGAGGCAACAGCTGGCGTAGTACCATATACATATAGGAGAAACAACTACGTAAACACGGTACAGTGGTGCGTGGGGCTTGACGTAGCCCTCCTAACGAAAGATCCATGGAAGATAGTATTTGCAACAGACAACCCAAATGCTGGTAGATTCACAAAGTATCCAACAGGCCTTTCGTGGCTGGTGAGCAGGAAGGCTAGAGAAGAAGAGATGAAGAGGGTGAATAAGAGGGGTCTAAAATACGCCGCACTACCATCAATAGATAGGGAGTACACACTTTACGACCTTGCCATAGTGACTAGAGCTGCGCCAGCAAGAATAGTTGGACTCGAGAAGCAGAAGGGTCACCTTGGAATTGGGGCTGATGCAGACATAGCAGTATACGATTTAGACCCAACTAGGGTTGACGTATCAAGAGATTATAAGGCCCTCATCAAGGCCCTTAGAAGAGCTTATTGCACGATAAAGTCGGGTGTCGTGGTAGTCAGGGATGGCGTGGTCGTGGAGCCGGAGTTCTATGGAGTGACGTATTATGTTGATGCAACAAAGGCTCTTGACCCCGATCTCTACAGTGAGACCGTGAAGCACTTAAAGAGCGTGTTTCCGCAACTGTACACAGTAGCTTACGATAACTACATAATAAGTGATAGGGAGATTAGAAGACCGCTTAAGGTGGAGGTGAGGTGA
- the aspS gene encoding aspartate--tRNA(Asn) ligase has protein sequence MKLHNLQWKTHRVKDVFKSPEGSKVKIAGWAHAIRDLGSIIFVMFRDVDGMVQVVASKSELDEETFSKLKEIKPESVLSIEGIVRRSPKAPGGLEIKATSVTVLNKASVPSHLEPASRSKLTLDERLDNRVLDLRKPRNIAIFKFQSTLVNSMKEYLNSQGFIEIFTPRLIATATEGGAALFPIAYFDMEAFLAQSPQLYKEQLSSVFERVYEIGPLFRAEESQTDRHVSEYIGVDVEVAFATHREVMELLEDLLVYSVHKTVDELRDELEKNGLSCLEIEKPFTRVTYDEVVKLLVEQGVKIEWGEDLSTEAERKLGEMFKGPYFITDWPTRIKPFYIMPSPDNPEISHSFDLMIGRIEVASGGQRIHNKNLLITRLRESGLEPESFKHHLKCFEWGFPPHAGWGLGLARLVMALLGLSDVREAILYPRDRWRLIP, from the coding sequence ATGAAATTACATAACTTACAGTGGAAGACTCATAGGGTTAAGGACGTATTCAAGTCACCTGAAGGTTCAAAGGTTAAGATTGCAGGGTGGGCGCATGCTATTAGAGATCTGGGTAGCATAATCTTCGTAATGTTTAGAGATGTTGATGGCATGGTTCAGGTTGTAGCCTCTAAATCAGAATTAGATGAGGAGACCTTCAGCAAGCTTAAGGAGATTAAACCTGAAAGCGTCCTATCCATTGAAGGCATCGTAAGGAGGTCTCCCAAGGCTCCTGGTGGGCTTGAAATTAAAGCTACATCAGTGACTGTACTAAACAAAGCATCAGTTCCCAGCCACCTGGAGCCAGCCAGTAGAAGTAAATTGACTTTAGATGAGAGACTTGACAACAGGGTCCTAGACCTAAGGAAGCCACGTAACATAGCGATCTTTAAGTTTCAATCAACATTAGTAAACAGCATGAAGGAGTACCTTAATTCTCAAGGCTTCATAGAGATCTTTACCCCAAGGCTTATAGCTACAGCAACTGAAGGTGGGGCAGCACTCTTCCCCATAGCTTACTTTGACATGGAGGCTTTCTTGGCTCAAAGCCCTCAGCTATACAAAGAGCAACTTTCATCAGTCTTTGAAAGAGTATACGAAATAGGTCCTCTATTTAGGGCTGAGGAGTCCCAAACGGATAGGCATGTTTCAGAGTACATTGGAGTTGATGTGGAGGTAGCATTCGCTACGCACAGAGAGGTTATGGAACTATTAGAGGATCTCCTGGTATACAGCGTCCATAAAACAGTTGATGAGCTTAGAGATGAACTCGAGAAAAACGGTTTAAGTTGTCTAGAGATCGAGAAACCATTTACAAGAGTAACTTACGATGAAGTCGTTAAGCTATTAGTTGAACAAGGAGTCAAGATAGAGTGGGGCGAAGACCTCTCAACGGAGGCTGAGAGGAAACTTGGCGAGATGTTTAAGGGTCCATACTTCATAACTGATTGGCCTACGAGAATTAAGCCATTCTACATAATGCCCAGCCCCGACAATCCGGAGATAAGCCATTCATTCGACTTAATGATAGGCAGAATAGAGGTAGCATCGGGTGGGCAGAGAATACACAACAAGAACCTATTAATAACCCGTTTAAGGGAGTCAGGACTTGAACCTGAATCATTTAAACACCACTTAAAATGTTTTGAATGGGGTTTCCCCCCTCACGCTGGCTGGGGGCTTGGTTTAGCTAGGCTTGTAATGGCCCTGCTTGGGCTAAGCGATGTAAGGGAAGCAATACTATACCCAAGAGATAGATGGAGACTAATTCCATAA
- a CDS encoding TGS domain-containing protein: protein MPTNLPAEAKARWLKVLEAKSPEEKLQALQEFLSAIPQHKGTEKLRAQVRAKIASLRREIEERRIKKSGGRGPKIFIEKEGDAQIVLLSTTGAGRSSLLRALTNAKPEIAQRPFTTTRPVPGMYISDDIMYQLIEAPPVVKGSADGEAWGSIIMTLVRNADGVIILLDASSDPIGQLNLILDELEKAGITVMKPKARVEVSRGTSREPQVIVKGRLVGCTVDDVKRLLISYKLFNSKVVIDGEAELDDVEEAILGGKIYKPAIVVANKIDLVRDRSVIELLKEKCHPLPVIEVSCTTSIGLESIGKYIFNQLELMRIYTKEPWEDKPASRPLVLKRGATVQEVAEHIHSKLAKNLKYARVWGPSVKYPGEKVGRDHVLADGDIVELKA from the coding sequence TTGCCGACAAACTTGCCAGCCGAGGCGAAGGCTAGGTGGTTAAAGGTTCTTGAAGCTAAAAGCCCGGAGGAAAAGCTTCAAGCTCTACAAGAGTTTCTATCAGCAATTCCTCAGCATAAAGGTACTGAGAAGCTTCGAGCCCAAGTTAGAGCTAAGATAGCTTCCCTACGAAGAGAAATTGAGGAGAGAAGAATCAAGAAATCTGGTGGAAGAGGGCCTAAGATATTCATTGAGAAGGAGGGGGACGCTCAGATAGTACTACTGAGTACTACTGGGGCTGGTAGAAGTAGCTTACTTCGCGCCCTCACAAATGCTAAACCAGAGATAGCTCAAAGACCATTCACGACGACTAGGCCTGTACCGGGCATGTACATAAGTGATGACATCATGTATCAGCTCATTGAGGCCCCACCAGTAGTTAAGGGCTCGGCTGATGGGGAGGCATGGGGATCCATAATCATGACCTTAGTCCGCAACGCCGATGGAGTTATAATACTGCTGGACGCCTCATCCGACCCAATAGGGCAGTTAAATTTAATACTCGATGAACTTGAAAAAGCTGGCATTACAGTAATGAAGCCTAAGGCAAGGGTAGAGGTATCGAGAGGCACCTCAAGAGAACCTCAAGTCATAGTTAAAGGTAGACTTGTAGGATGTACAGTAGACGATGTGAAGAGGCTTCTCATAAGCTACAAGCTCTTTAACAGCAAAGTGGTAATCGACGGTGAAGCTGAACTAGATGACGTAGAGGAAGCAATTTTGGGCGGCAAAATATACAAGCCAGCCATAGTCGTTGCGAATAAAATAGACCTAGTGCGCGATAGAAGCGTGATAGAGCTATTAAAGGAGAAATGTCACCCACTACCAGTGATAGAAGTCTCCTGCACTACGAGCATTGGGCTTGAATCTATAGGGAAATACATTTTCAATCAATTGGAGCTCATGAGGATATACACTAAAGAGCCTTGGGAGGATAAGCCAGCTTCAAGGCCACTTGTACTAAAGAGAGGAGCCACAGTTCAAGAAGTTGCTGAACATATTCATAGCAAATTAGCTAAAAACTTGAAGTACGCAAGGGTATGGGGACCATCAGTCAAGTACCCCGGCGAGAAGGTAGGACGTGACCACGTGTTAGCTGATGGTGACATAGTGGAGCTTAAAGCTTAG
- a CDS encoding (5-formylfuran-3-yl)methyl phosphate synthase, with protein MKVLISVLDADEAIEALAGGADIIDVKDPTKGSLGAPSIAIVESVKRCLPRGITVSVALGDEPHGQVVKELACAVEDRDVDYVKVGSLGLKSLDEAVDAYKEIRSRLNRAKLVVVAYADYGLNCCLNPFELLRAAYKSDCEALMIDTLIKNGRSTFDYLSDSFLSKIIAEAHDMGLVFALAGSLNLSHADRVIALKPDVVGFRGAACSGDRVKGRVSRASVKLIVKTYKPDNSLS; from the coding sequence ATGAAGGTTCTAATAAGTGTTTTGGATGCCGATGAGGCCATTGAGGCGTTGGCTGGAGGGGCAGATATAATTGATGTTAAGGATCCAACTAAGGGTTCTCTTGGAGCTCCTAGTATTGCGATCGTAGAATCCGTTAAGAGATGTTTACCGAGAGGCATCACTGTCAGCGTGGCCCTCGGCGATGAGCCTCATGGTCAAGTGGTGAAGGAGCTGGCTTGTGCTGTTGAAGATCGTGATGTCGATTACGTTAAGGTCGGAAGTTTAGGTTTAAAGAGTTTGGATGAGGCAGTCGATGCGTATAAGGAAATAAGGTCGAGGCTTAATCGCGCTAAGCTTGTAGTTGTAGCCTACGCAGACTACGGTTTGAACTGTTGTCTTAACCCATTTGAACTGTTAAGAGCGGCATACAAGTCTGACTGCGAGGCTTTAATGATTGACACGCTCATAAAGAATGGTCGATCAACTTTTGATTACCTCAGTGATAGCTTCCTCTCAAAGATCATAGCGGAGGCACACGATATGGGGCTCGTCTTCGCACTAGCTGGTTCATTGAACTTGAGTCACGCCGATCGTGTTATTGCGCTTAAGCCGGATGTCGTGGGGTTTAGAGGTGCTGCATGTAGTGGCGATAGGGTTAAGGGTAGGGTATCTAGGGCGAGTGTTAAGCTTATCGTGAAGACGTACAAGCCGGATAACAGTTTGTCGTGA
- a CDS encoding formylmethanofuran dehydrogenase subunit C has translation MPSLLLNLVKDPGVPVEVEEVTPDKIAGLTLSELSKMVVWVGNKQLKLSDVFVIEGEAASKPVEVKIVFKGHTNRLRRVGEKMSAGEVEVQGDVGAYAGRKMKGGKLVIRGSTGPLLGSKMYDGTIEVYGSAGDRVGGSYRGELPARGMKGGTIVIHGDAGAEVGLGMRGGTIIVNGSCDVMPGLDMRGGTILIKGSCEGKAGARMTGGRVVIIGRLPNILPGFYADEVRPSMKIAGEKIDGPLLVFVGDAVASERCGGRLIVNLKNNPHLKRYEELAEQKFSFEI, from the coding sequence ATGCCCTCATTATTACTGAACTTGGTTAAGGACCCTGGTGTCCCAGTTGAAGTTGAGGAGGTGACGCCAGACAAAATAGCTGGCTTAACATTAAGTGAGCTATCAAAGATGGTTGTATGGGTTGGAAATAAGCAGCTTAAACTGAGCGACGTCTTCGTTATTGAGGGTGAAGCTGCCTCAAAGCCTGTGGAGGTTAAGATAGTATTCAAGGGACATACCAATAGGCTTAGACGAGTTGGTGAAAAGATGAGCGCTGGAGAAGTGGAAGTTCAAGGAGACGTAGGAGCTTACGCTGGAAGGAAGATGAAAGGAGGTAAGCTGGTAATTAGAGGTTCAACAGGGCCTTTACTAGGATCTAAAATGTATGACGGCACAATAGAGGTTTATGGCTCAGCTGGAGATAGAGTTGGTGGCTCATATCGAGGTGAGCTCCCGGCAAGGGGAATGAAGGGGGGAACGATAGTAATTCATGGAGATGCCGGCGCTGAAGTGGGCCTCGGCATGAGAGGAGGGACCATAATAGTCAACGGCTCATGCGATGTCATGCCCGGCCTTGACATGAGAGGGGGGACGATACTGATCAAAGGCAGCTGTGAGGGTAAAGCCGGTGCTAGAATGACTGGAGGCAGAGTCGTTATAATTGGAAGGCTACCAAACATCCTCCCCGGCTTCTACGCAGACGAGGTAAGACCATCAATGAAGATAGCCGGAGAAAAGATAGATGGCCCCCTGCTAGTGTTTGTCGGTGATGCAGTAGCAAGTGAGAGGTGTGGAGGTAGACTCATAGTTAACCTGAAAAACAATCCACACCTAAAGAGGTATGAAGAGCTTGCCGAACAAAAGTTTTCATTCGAAATATAA